One segment of Erigeron canadensis isolate Cc75 chromosome 2, C_canadensis_v1, whole genome shotgun sequence DNA contains the following:
- the LOC122588239 gene encoding serpin-Z1-like, which produces MAGERNNESVEYREKLISSSTLLSSKTNTVATRILLDDARNGFKHGNFVCSPFSLETVLGMLAAGAQGKTLKQLLEFLGHETIDQLLSETPSAKLVVQLLSNQGCGGKGPDIGLANGIWLDKKLIDRVQSGYKEVLQGVYKTEPSFVDFENKTDQSAGIINSWVNEKTRGLIPTFVGGGDLKDSVIALVNAFLKRFNYGCFEGCKILQVPYKSKGRISNRYSMYIFLPDRKDGLKELLQVFHSDPALFHEDFYLEPRFLEELWIPKFKISFKFEADNVVKQMGLTLPFELTNEEFSRIVEPSGPKDNIYVSKILQKSVIEIDETGTEAAAASFVGMRLGCPAKRPPPPPPARFVADHPFMFMIREDTSQAVFFIGVVLNPHAPN; this is translated from the exons ATGGCCGGAGAACGCAACAATGAATCAGTAGAATATCGAGAAAAGCTTATCTCCAGTAGCACCTTATTATCATCCAAAACCAACACC GTTGCCACAAGAATTTTACTTGATGACGCCCGCAACGGTTTCAAGCATGGGAATTTTGTTTGTTCGCCGTTTTCACTTGAGACCGTGCTGGGAATGCTTGCTGCTGGAGCCCAAGGCAAAACTTTGAAACAATTGTTGGAGTTCCTTGGACATGAAACTATTGACCAACTTCTTTCCGAGACGCCAAGTGCCAAACTTGTTGTACAGCTTTTATCAAACCAAGGCTGTGGCGGAAAAGGTCCTGATATCGGTCTAGCAAATGGTATTTGGTTGGACAAGAAACTGATCGATCGTGTTCAATCTGGTTACAAAGAGGTTCTGCAAGGTGTTTACAAAACAGAACCCAGTTTTGTAGACTTTGAAAACAAG ACCGATCAATCAGCAGGAATAATAAATTCGTGGGTAAACGAGAAAACTAGAGGTTTGATCCCTACTTTTGTTGGTGGCGGAGATTTGAAAGATTCGGTGATTGCCCTTGTGAATGCCTT CTTAAAGAGATTCAACTATGGTTGTTTTGAAGGTTGCAAGATCCTCCAAGTTCCATACAAAAGTAAAGGCCGCATATCGAACAGATACTCCATGTATATTTTCCTCCCTGATAGAAAAGATGGATTGAAGGAACTACTACAAGTTTTCCATTCTGATCCTGCTTTATTCCATGAGGATTTTTACCTTGAACCACGGTTTCTGGAAGAGCTATGGATACCCAAGTTCAAGATATCTTTTAAATTTGAGGCTGATAATGTTGTGAAACAAATGGGACTGACATTGCCTTTCGAACTTACGAATGAGGAGTTTAGCCGGATAGTGGAGCCAAGTGGACCTAAAGATAATATTTATGTCTCAAAAATACTTCAGAAATCTGTTATTGAAATTGATGAGACGGGAACAGAAGCTGCTGCCGCTTCTTTTGTAGGCATGCGGCTGGGGTGTCCAGCAAAGCgtccacctccacctccaccgGCAAGGTTTGTGGCAGACCATCCGTTCATGTTCATGATAAGAGAAGACACTTCTCAAGCTGTTTTCTTCATCGGTGTGGTTCTCAATCCCCATGCACCAAATTGA
- the LOC122589239 gene encoding serpin-Z10-like: protein MAEDEEHHHNKKQKKLTPTTSPSKIATVATKFLLHDAQHGFKNGNFVCSPISLEILLGMLAAGAEGKTLKQLLGFLGNETLDQFHSKSRSSNVLDKILSNLHDDREGLDICLANAIWVDKKLPMIQSCYKEILRTVYRTEAKLVDLNDKPDQAAKEINSWINKKTNGLIPTIVAEEDLKDEAILLANAVYFNGFWSNPFSKYMTTDNDFHLINGKTVSVPFMTSYKQFNYGSVKDFKILQIPYKSEGQSYQFSMYIFLPDSKGGLGDLLQVFHSNPAQFHEKFDLDPLYLYKIKIPKFKISCKFDPQDVMKQMGLTLPFNPMNMELRRIVEPGCPVGDTLYVSNVLQQSVIKVDETGTEATSLSNITLRGGGPAECPRYFVADHPFMFMIREETSLAVLFTGVVLNPLAE, encoded by the exons ATGGCTGAAGATGAAGAACACCATCAtaacaaaaagcaaaaaaaacttaCCCCCACAACTTCTCCATCTAAAATCGCCACT GTTGCCACCAAGTTTCTACTACATGATGCCCAACATGGATTCAAGAATGGTAATTTTGTTTGCTCGCCAATCTCACTTGAGATCTTATTGGGAATGCTTGCTGCTGGAGCTGAAGGCAAAACTTTGAAACAGTTATTGGGATTTCTTGGAAATGAAACCTTGGATCAATTTCATTCCAAGTCTCGTAGTTCCAATGTTCTAGATAAGATCTTATCCAACCTGCATGATGACAGAGAAGGTCTTGATATCTGTTTAGCGAATGCAATTTGGGTAGACAAGAAGCTGCCAATGATTCAATCTTGTTACAAAGAGATTCTCAGGACTGTGTACAGAACAGAAGCCAAACTTGTTGACTTAAATGATAAG CCTGATCAAGCAGCCAAAGAAATAAATTCATggataaacaaaaaaactaacGGCTTGATCCCGACTATTGTTGCTGAGGAGGATTTGAAAGATGAGGCAATTCTCCTTGCAAATGCTGTTTATTTTAACGGATTCTGGTCTAATCCATTTTCTAAATATATGACAACGGATAATGACTTTCATCTCATCAACGGGAAGACTGTGTCAGTTCCCTTCATGACCAGTTATAAGCAGTTCAACTATGGCTCTGTTAAAGACTTCAAGATCCTCCAGATTCCATATAAAAGTGAAGGTCAGTCATATCAGTTTTCCATGTATATCTTTCTTCCAGATAGCAAAGGTGGATTGGGGGATCTGCTGCAAGTTTTTCATTCTAATCCTGCTCAATTTCATGAAAAGTTTGACCTTGATCCATTGTATCTGTATAAGATAAAGATACCCAAGTTCAAGATATCTTGTAAATTTGATCCTCAAGATGTTATGAAACAAATGGGTTTGACATTGCCTTTCAACCCTATGAATATGGAGCTTAGGCGGATCGTAGAACCTGGATGTCCTGTTGGAGATACGCTTTATGTCTCGAATGTACTTCAGCAATCTGTTATTAAAGTTGACGAAACAGGAACTGAAGCCACTTCCCTAAGTAATATTACTCTGAGGGGAGGGGGCCCTGCAGAATGTCCGCGTTATTTTGTGGCCGATCATCCTTTCATGTTCATGATCAGAGAAGAGACTTCTCTTGCTGTTTTGTTTACAGGTGTGGTGTTAAATCCCCTTGCAGAATAG